The Candidatus Hydrogenedentota bacterium genome has a window encoding:
- a CDS encoding alpha/beta fold hydrolase, producing the protein MRYAKYAAVVIAAALTLSLCGCPPLSPGVSRVQNLVYGTGYVAASSTGAFQQKDLLYDLIEMDSTADSRPAVLMIHGGRFERGSKEEEELVRLADALALAGYACFLTDYRLKGDNPPAPDDWSPDADSPIFAALDLREALHAAFVDAKTAMRYIRANARSLRVDPGRIAILGTSAGAFAALAAGLTGDNLFSSDGPGFPVPEENNPGVSTRPAAIIDLWGSAAPVINAFDSSDPPIMIVHGSLDFTVGLSLGPAIEIRDKCIENNIPYAYYPIAGAEHGAWDAEVDGKKLAELTIDFLNTHLGG; encoded by the coding sequence ATGCGTTATGCAAAATATGCCGCCGTCGTAATAGCCGCCGCCCTGACCCTCTCCCTGTGCGGCTGCCCGCCCCTCTCGCCCGGCGTGTCGCGCGTGCAAAACCTGGTCTACGGTACGGGGTATGTCGCCGCGAGCAGCACCGGCGCCTTCCAGCAGAAGGATCTTCTTTACGATCTCATCGAGATGGACAGTACGGCGGACAGCCGCCCCGCCGTGCTTATGATCCACGGGGGGCGCTTCGAACGGGGCTCGAAGGAAGAGGAAGAGCTCGTAAGACTCGCCGACGCCCTGGCCCTCGCCGGGTACGCGTGCTTCCTGACCGACTACCGGCTCAAGGGCGACAATCCGCCCGCCCCGGATGATTGGTCGCCCGATGCCGACTCCCCCATCTTCGCGGCGCTCGACCTGCGCGAGGCCCTGCACGCCGCCTTCGTGGACGCCAAAACCGCCATGCGCTACATCCGCGCCAACGCCCGATCGCTGCGCGTGGATCCGGGTCGAATCGCAATTCTCGGCACTTCCGCCGGCGCCTTTGCCGCCCTGGCCGCCGGCCTCACCGGAGACAACCTCTTCTCCAGTGATGGGCCGGGCTTTCCCGTGCCCGAGGAGAACAACCCCGGCGTAAGCACGCGGCCCGCCGCCATTATCGACCTCTGGGGCAGCGCCGCGCCCGTGATCAACGCCTTCGACTCCAGCGACCCGCCGATCATGATTGTCCACGGCAGCCTCGATTTCACGGTCGGCCTCTCGCTCGGCCCGGCAATCGAGATCCGCGACAAATGCATCGAGAACAACATCCCGTACGCCTACTATCCCATCGCGGGGGCCGAACACGGCGCCTGGGACGCCGAAGTGGACGGAAAGAAACTGGCCGAACTCACCATCGACTTCCTGAACACCCACCTCGGCGGCTAA
- a CDS encoding DUF3592 domain-containing protein, whose product MKSISRRGTGAGHGCVVRVMGLVFMLIGSGVAIGLSGLPLYNWYGAQDWPAVPCTVVSSEVRTHSSSDGTTYSIAIHYAYTWEGRQYESDQYNFFGGSSSGYNSKQAVVDAYPAGAMRECFVNPENPGEAVLARGFSFTYLIGSFGLIFVLVGAFMLFGRLGSPRERGISSSGMRSAGTVSEAIPAPALDAGRITLKGGNNSLIGFVFLLIFAVIWNGITYIALWNTLGQGDGGFDMVATLFLIPFVLIGLALLGGVLYFLLTLFNPRPDLTLSPGYLPLGGTATIGWAFRGNASRICKLTITLQGQEAATYRRGTSSTTDRSIFEKIVIVETEVAAEIRQGEVAVTVPEFTAPTFNAPNNKIQWQVKVHGDIRRWPDVNEEFELVVSPLPADPALRPVPAEFRQV is encoded by the coding sequence ATGAAATCGATATCGAGGCGCGGTACGGGCGCCGGGCATGGCTGCGTCGTGCGGGTCATGGGCCTGGTGTTCATGCTGATCGGGAGCGGCGTGGCCATTGGCCTCAGCGGCCTGCCGCTCTACAACTGGTACGGGGCGCAGGACTGGCCGGCGGTTCCGTGCACGGTGGTCAGCAGCGAGGTGCGGACCCACAGTTCGTCCGACGGGACCACGTACAGCATCGCCATCCACTACGCGTACACGTGGGAGGGGCGGCAGTACGAGAGCGACCAGTACAACTTCTTCGGGGGTTCGTCGTCCGGCTACAACAGCAAGCAGGCCGTGGTGGACGCGTACCCCGCCGGTGCAATGCGCGAGTGCTTCGTCAATCCCGAGAATCCTGGCGAGGCCGTGCTGGCGCGCGGCTTCAGTTTCACGTATCTCATTGGCAGTTTCGGCCTGATCTTTGTGCTGGTGGGCGCGTTCATGCTTTTCGGCAGGCTCGGGAGCCCCCGGGAGCGGGGCATTTCTTCGTCGGGCATGCGCTCGGCCGGCACGGTTTCGGAGGCGATCCCGGCGCCCGCGCTGGACGCCGGTCGGATCACCCTCAAGGGCGGAAACAACAGCCTCATTGGATTCGTTTTTCTATTGATTTTCGCGGTCATCTGGAACGGGATTACGTACATCGCGTTGTGGAATACCCTGGGCCAGGGCGACGGCGGCTTCGACATGGTGGCCACGCTCTTCCTCATCCCGTTCGTCCTCATCGGGCTGGCGCTGCTGGGCGGCGTGCTCTACTTCCTCCTGACGCTCTTTAATCCCCGGCCCGACCTGACGCTCTCGCCCGGCTATCTGCCGCTCGGCGGGACCGCGACGATTGGCTGGGCCTTCCGGGGCAACGCCAGCCGGATCTGCAAGCTCACCATCACGCTTCAGGGGCAGGAGGCGGCCACATATCGCCGGGGCACCTCCAGCACAACGGATCGCAGCATTTTCGAGAAGATCGTGATCGTGGAAACCGAGGTTGCCGCCGAGATCCGGCAGGGCGAAGTCGCCGTGACCGTACCCGAGTTCACGGCGCCCACCTTCAACGCGCCGAACAACAAGATCCAGTGGCAGGTGAAGGTGCACGGCGATATTCGGCGCTGGCCCGATGTAAACGAAGAGTTCGAACTGGTGGTGTCGCCGCTGCCGGCGGACCCCGCGCTGCGGCCCGTGCCCGCCGAATTCCGCCAGGTTTAG
- a CDS encoding FAD-dependent oxidoreductase: MFWKRRQFFQYLGAALGGSLLPWNQARAEAAPRTDAPEAPVTPSGGHAPAPFDPRLMGDGVIQEQFDIVVAGGGIAGFCAAVAAARNGARVALVHERSMLGGNSSSEVRLYPENATAHQVWIKECGIFDEIHVEERVRNHIPYREGLMNCHWDLVLYEWVLREPNITLFLNTHMHRAVMKNGAIESIYCIQLGSEREYLLGARIFIDTTGDGVLAHRAGAEYRWGREARDAHNEPLAPDQPDEQIMGSTLFFRAVDTGAPVPFKRPDWAVQFGGEEEFRGRNHSHIEGGYWWLEVGPPYHPIKDNNAIIHEAMRHLLGVWDHIKNGGDHGAENYGLEFVATWPYKRECRRILGDFILTQQHTQDPPLLDDNVAFGVWFIDIHTHGILDRSDTPYKSHYADENWDAKSTRCYGIPLRALYSRNIPNLMMAGRPISCSYVAFSSSRVLCTGAVAGQAAGTAAALCVQHGKTPREIARDHARECQQRILRQDGYIPGVANEDPADLARQATVSATSEAALEFPAPTSELEMALPKAQIFPVSANRVDRVSLLLRSALLDPAEMTVALRRADHVWDFRGVDDLTAATASIPPDHEGWVHFDLNVDVDPGRLYYLHTTAHPGVFWKMFQENDANLRDRCPVGVAPAELPGEVYWRPFREGKSFCMRVAPEIHPFAGQNAVRGSNRPDQWTNLWRSSPDRSLPQSLELAWDREIRFNRAEITFDTNMNRRNRAPFFRYPECVRDYRIEARIAGVWTALHEERDNYQRRRVHDLPRTAADRLRLTVLATNGVPEARVYEVRVYDEA; encoded by the coding sequence ATGTTCTGGAAACGACGCCAATTCTTTCAATACCTCGGCGCCGCGCTCGGCGGAAGCCTCCTGCCGTGGAACCAGGCCCGCGCCGAGGCCGCGCCCCGGACGGATGCCCCGGAGGCGCCAGTCACGCCTTCCGGTGGCCATGCGCCCGCGCCCTTCGACCCGCGCCTCATGGGCGATGGCGTCATCCAGGAGCAATTCGACATCGTCGTGGCCGGCGGCGGTATCGCCGGCTTCTGCGCCGCCGTTGCCGCCGCCCGAAACGGGGCCCGTGTCGCCCTGGTCCACGAGCGATCCATGCTCGGCGGCAATTCCTCCAGCGAAGTCCGCCTCTACCCGGAAAACGCCACGGCGCACCAGGTCTGGATCAAGGAATGCGGCATTTTCGACGAGATCCATGTCGAGGAGCGCGTCCGCAACCACATCCCCTACCGCGAGGGGCTCATGAACTGCCACTGGGACCTCGTGCTGTACGAGTGGGTCCTGCGCGAACCCAATATCACGCTCTTCCTGAACACGCACATGCACCGTGCGGTCATGAAGAACGGCGCCATCGAGTCCATCTACTGCATCCAGCTCGGCTCGGAGCGGGAGTACCTCCTGGGCGCCCGGATCTTCATCGACACCACGGGAGACGGCGTCCTCGCCCACCGCGCGGGCGCGGAATACCGCTGGGGACGCGAGGCCCGCGACGCCCACAACGAGCCCCTGGCGCCCGATCAGCCGGACGAGCAGATCATGGGCAGCACGCTCTTCTTCCGCGCCGTGGACACAGGCGCGCCCGTGCCCTTCAAGCGCCCGGACTGGGCCGTGCAATTCGGCGGGGAGGAGGAATTCCGGGGGCGCAACCACAGCCACATCGAGGGCGGGTACTGGTGGCTGGAGGTCGGCCCGCCCTACCACCCGATCAAGGACAACAACGCGATTATCCACGAGGCCATGCGCCACCTCCTCGGTGTCTGGGACCACATCAAGAACGGCGGGGATCACGGCGCGGAAAACTATGGCCTCGAATTCGTGGCCACCTGGCCCTACAAGCGCGAGTGCCGCCGCATCCTCGGCGACTTCATTCTCACCCAGCAGCACACGCAGGATCCGCCCCTCCTCGACGACAACGTGGCCTTCGGCGTCTGGTTTATCGACATCCACACCCACGGCATTCTCGACCGCTCCGACACGCCTTACAAGAGCCACTACGCGGACGAAAACTGGGACGCCAAGAGCACGCGCTGCTACGGCATCCCGCTGCGCGCGCTCTACTCCCGCAACATCCCGAACCTCATGATGGCGGGCCGCCCCATCAGCTGCTCCTACGTCGCTTTCTCCTCCTCCCGGGTCCTGTGCACCGGCGCGGTCGCGGGCCAGGCCGCCGGAACCGCCGCCGCGCTGTGCGTTCAGCACGGCAAGACGCCCCGGGAAATCGCGCGCGACCACGCACGCGAGTGCCAGCAGCGCATCCTGCGCCAGGATGGCTACATCCCCGGCGTGGCGAACGAGGACCCCGCCGATCTCGCGCGCCAGGCCACGGTCTCGGCCACCAGCGAGGCCGCGCTCGAATTCCCCGCGCCCACTTCGGAGCTGGAGATGGCGCTGCCGAAAGCGCAGATCTTCCCGGTATCGGCCAATCGCGTCGATCGCGTTTCACTCCTCCTGCGCTCTGCCCTGCTTGATCCCGCCGAAATGACGGTCGCCCTGCGGCGCGCCGACCACGTATGGGATTTCCGGGGCGTGGACGACCTGACGGCGGCGACCGCCAGTATTCCCCCGGACCACGAAGGGTGGGTGCATTTCGATTTGAACGTGGACGTCGATCCCGGGCGCCTTTACTACCTCCACACCACCGCACACCCGGGCGTCTTCTGGAAAATGTTCCAGGAAAACGACGCCAACCTGCGCGACCGCTGTCCGGTGGGCGTGGCCCCCGCCGAACTGCCCGGAGAGGTCTACTGGCGCCCCTTCCGCGAAGGCAAGAGCTTCTGCATGCGGGTTGCCCCGGAGATCCACCCCTTCGCGGGCCAGAACGCCGTCCGGGGAAGCAACCGGCCCGACCAATGGACCAACCTGTGGCGCTCCAGCCCGGATCGGTCGCTGCCGCAATCGCTGGAACTCGCCTGGGATCGCGAGATCCGCTTCAATCGCGCCGAAATAACCTTCGACACCAACATGAACCGCCGAAACCGCGCGCCCTTCTTCCGCTACCCCGAGTGCGTGCGCGATTACCGTATCGAAGCGCGCATCGCGGGCGTCTGGACGGCCCTGCACGAGGAGCGCGACAACTATCAGCGCCGGCGGGTGCACGATCTGCCGCGCACCGCCGCCGACCGGCTCCGCCTCACCGTCCTCGCAACCAATGGCGTCCCGGAGGCGCGGGTCTACGAAGTCCGCGTCTACGACGAAGCATAA
- a CDS encoding DUF4349 domain-containing protein, with product MGFNDSLKHVARAEPAASASVLPVPALPAAAAASILQGATPVQPHLVKTVDIHLQADDVRAQSAALQSLTTEMGGYLSALDEDSNSVERTVIRLTLRIPAQQLDEAMKRIEALGKVFQRSMTTQDVTLQFVDMQSRLRNLEKTEARLLAHLEQSGPMEAILTVEKEIDRVRGEVETLQGRINDLGNQIGYATVRVTLSATPTAGPITPAAAFSTSATFTDALRNLVGFAQGVWFIAIWVLVWIPVWVPLAFLTRYIYRRSLEANSSAS from the coding sequence ATGGGTTTCAACGATTCCTTGAAGCACGTGGCCAGGGCGGAGCCAGCCGCTTCCGCCTCCGTCCTGCCCGTTCCCGCGCTTCCCGCCGCCGCTGCGGCATCCATACTCCAGGGGGCGACGCCGGTGCAGCCGCATCTGGTTAAGACGGTGGATATTCACCTCCAGGCGGACGATGTCCGCGCGCAGAGCGCGGCGCTGCAATCGCTGACCACCGAAATGGGCGGCTACCTTTCCGCGCTAGACGAAGATTCGAACTCGGTGGAACGGACCGTTATCAGACTGACCTTGCGCATCCCCGCGCAGCAACTCGACGAGGCCATGAAGCGCATCGAGGCGCTCGGCAAGGTATTTCAACGCAGCATGACGACCCAGGATGTAACCCTGCAATTTGTGGACATGCAGTCGCGCCTGCGCAACCTGGAAAAGACCGAAGCCCGGCTGTTGGCCCACTTGGAGCAATCGGGTCCGATGGAAGCCATACTGACCGTGGAAAAGGAGATCGATCGCGTCCGCGGCGAGGTTGAGACGCTCCAGGGCCGCATCAACGATCTGGGCAACCAGATCGGCTATGCCACCGTCCGCGTGACGCTGTCCGCAACCCCCACCGCCGGCCCCATCACGCCCGCCGCCGCTTTCAGCACCAGCGCGACCTTTACCGACGCGCTACGCAACCTGGTCGGCTTCGCCCAGGGCGTGTGGTTCATCGCGATCTGGGTTCTCGTCTGGATCCCGGTGTGGGTCCCGCTCGCGTTCCTCACGCGCTACATATATCGGCGTAGCCTGGAGGCAAATTCAAGCGCGTCTTGA